The Acinetobacter defluvii genome includes a region encoding these proteins:
- the trpA gene encoding tryptophan synthase subunit alpha: protein MSRLATRFAQLKSQQRKALVSYVMAGDPQPQVTVPLLHQMVEAGVDVVELGLPFSDPMADGPVIALAAERALAAGTNTLDALNMVKEFRQKDTTTPVVLMGYLNPVEVIGYEKFVAYANDCGVDGVLLVDLPPEEAADFDAVLQKYSMDQIFLLAPTTTDERIQRVVKQASGFIYYVSLKGVTGAATLDTTEVASRIEKIKSMTDIPVGVGFGISDAASAQAVGRVADAVIVGSAFVKPFANLAPEHAAEQAVNKVKELRAALDELV from the coding sequence ATGTCACGTTTAGCCACTCGATTTGCACAGCTTAAATCTCAACAGCGTAAAGCTTTGGTTTCTTATGTTATGGCGGGTGACCCACAACCACAGGTAACAGTGCCATTGTTGCATCAAATGGTTGAAGCGGGCGTAGATGTTGTGGAACTTGGATTACCATTTTCCGATCCAATGGCAGATGGACCAGTAATTGCACTTGCAGCAGAACGTGCTTTAGCTGCGGGAACAAATACCCTTGATGCTTTGAATATGGTCAAAGAATTTCGTCAAAAAGATACTACAACACCAGTCGTTTTAATGGGCTATTTAAATCCTGTTGAAGTGATTGGCTATGAAAAATTTGTGGCTTATGCGAATGACTGTGGGGTGGATGGTGTGCTTTTAGTGGATTTACCACCAGAAGAAGCAGCAGATTTTGATGCGGTATTACAAAAATACAGCATGGATCAGATTTTCTTGCTTGCACCCACAACCACCGACGAACGTATTCAGCGTGTAGTGAAACAAGCCAGTGGCTTTATTTACTACGTATCACTCAAAGGGGTGACTGGTGCTGCAACGCTCGATACCACAGAAGTGGCAAGTCGTATCGAAAAGATCAAAAGCATGACTGATATTCCAGTGGGTGTCGGTTTTGGGATCAGTGATGCTGCTTCTGCACAAGCTGTTGGTCGTGTTGCCGATGCTGTCATTGTTGGAAGTGCATTTGTAAAACCATTTGCGAACTTAGCACCAGAACACGCTGCTGAACAAGCAGTGAATAAAGTCAAGGAGCTTCGAGCTGCGCTCGATGAGTTAGTATGA
- the accD gene encoding acetyl-CoA carboxylase, carboxyltransferase subunit beta, translating into MNQEVKSGKILSPATPWTERSIPGIHMPDQQQTLKATFTEPTIECPECHALVTRTAMSFNAYVCPSCDEHLKMKARDRLNWFFDHVTAELGQEFEAKDPLHFVDSRAYPVRMKEAQDKTGESEALVVMQGQLKNIPMVACAFEFDFMGGSMGTVVGDRFVQAAEKAIALKQPLICFAASGGARMQEGMLSLMQMARTSAAIQKMKEAHLPYIVVLTHPVYGGVTASLAMLGDVHIAEPKAMIGFAGKRVIEQTVREKLEEPFQRAEFLLDHGVVDQIVHRHALRDTVYRIVAKLMNLP; encoded by the coding sequence ATGAATCAAGAAGTGAAATCAGGGAAAATTCTCAGCCCAGCAACACCGTGGACTGAACGTTCGATTCCAGGCATTCATATGCCTGATCAACAGCAAACACTCAAAGCAACATTTACTGAACCAACCATTGAGTGCCCTGAGTGTCATGCTTTAGTGACTCGTACAGCGATGTCGTTCAATGCCTATGTTTGTCCATCATGTGACGAACATTTGAAAATGAAAGCACGTGATCGTTTAAACTGGTTTTTTGATCATGTCACTGCTGAACTTGGTCAAGAGTTTGAAGCCAAAGATCCATTACACTTTGTTGATAGCAGAGCCTATCCTGTGCGTATGAAAGAAGCACAAGATAAAACAGGTGAGTCAGAAGCACTTGTGGTGATGCAAGGGCAACTTAAAAACATTCCAATGGTGGCATGTGCATTTGAGTTTGACTTCATGGGCGGCTCAATGGGAACAGTAGTTGGTGACCGTTTTGTGCAAGCTGCGGAAAAAGCAATTGCTTTGAAACAGCCTTTGATCTGTTTTGCGGCATCGGGTGGTGCACGTATGCAAGAAGGCATGTTGTCTTTGATGCAAATGGCACGTACCTCAGCAGCAATTCAAAAAATGAAAGAAGCGCATCTGCCTTATATCGTGGTGCTTACTCATCCAGTTTACGGTGGCGTAACTGCTTCATTGGCAATGCTTGGTGATGTACATATTGCAGAGCCTAAAGCGATGATCGGTTTTGCGGGTAAACGTGTGATCGAACAAACTGTGCGTGAAAAGTTAGAAGAACCGTTCCAACGTGCAGAATTCTTGCTTGATCATGGTGTAGTCGATCAAATTGTTCATCGTCATGCATTACGTGATACTGTATATCGTATCGTAGCGAAACTGATGAATCTGCCTTGA
- the folC gene encoding bifunctional tetrahydrofolate synthase/dihydrofolate synthase, with translation MNNIAPLNTDSLQTWLDYWSHVHVTGIDLGLERVIPVAEALGVTKPQAKVFTVAGTNGKGSTTTTLAAILNAQGFNVGLYQSPHIYRFNERVKLAGKEVDDQTLIDAFVLVDQARRECELSLSFFEATTLAAFVIFKNMQCDVWVLEVGLGGRLDVVNVVDPDIAVITNIGLDHTDWLGDSIEKIAFEKAGIIRPNIPVIFAGLQPLPQAIQKKAHDCQAKLYVVNQDYFYEDAKDGQSWNFASAGLTLKFPFGQLALENISTAIAAILLSGLNVTQDAMTQGILNARLQGRFEIQQIRGKTVIFDAGHNPHGVEFLLKQLRKFLEYNKQYTEVVTVFSMLADKDIESVIALLKNTVLKWKIAPLTVARAASMDQLRSALQNETVEQFENVQAAFLSALEETKNNQLILVCGSFHTLEAVWEYLEECQ, from the coding sequence TTGAATAACATTGCTCCATTAAATACTGATAGTTTACAAACATGGCTCGATTATTGGAGCCATGTTCACGTTACAGGGATTGATTTAGGTTTGGAACGGGTCATTCCTGTGGCTGAAGCTTTAGGCGTGACGAAACCTCAAGCCAAAGTTTTTACCGTTGCAGGAACCAATGGTAAAGGCTCAACCACGACCACATTGGCTGCGATTTTAAATGCACAAGGTTTTAATGTCGGTTTGTACCAGTCCCCCCATATTTATCGTTTTAATGAGCGTGTGAAACTGGCAGGCAAAGAAGTTGATGATCAAACTTTGATTGATGCTTTTGTCTTGGTAGATCAAGCACGCCGTGAGTGTGAGCTGAGCTTATCTTTTTTTGAAGCAACCACTTTGGCTGCTTTTGTCATTTTTAAAAACATGCAATGTGATGTCTGGGTGCTTGAAGTGGGACTCGGCGGTCGTTTGGATGTCGTGAATGTTGTTGACCCTGATATTGCTGTGATTACGAATATCGGACTCGACCATACTGATTGGTTGGGCGATAGCATTGAAAAAATTGCGTTTGAAAAAGCAGGCATTATTCGTCCAAATATTCCTGTGATTTTCGCTGGATTACAACCCTTACCGCAAGCCATTCAAAAAAAAGCACACGATTGTCAGGCTAAATTATACGTGGTGAATCAAGATTATTTCTATGAGGATGCTAAAGATGGGCAATCATGGAATTTTGCAAGCGCTGGTTTAACACTAAAATTTCCATTCGGTCAGCTTGCACTTGAAAATATTTCAACAGCAATAGCTGCGATTTTACTTAGTGGGTTGAACGTTACGCAAGATGCAATGACACAAGGCATTTTAAATGCACGGTTACAAGGTCGTTTTGAAATACAACAAATACGTGGCAAAACAGTAATTTTCGATGCAGGGCATAACCCACATGGTGTTGAATTTTTGTTAAAGCAATTGCGAAAATTCTTAGAATACAATAAACAGTACACAGAAGTTGTTACTGTTTTTTCAATGTTGGCTGATAAAGATATTGAATCTGTAATTGCCTTATTGAAAAACACTGTATTAAAGTGGAAAATTGCGCCATTGACTGTAGCTCGTGCAGCATCGATGGATCAATTAAGATCGGCTTTGCAGAATGAAACAGTTGAACAGTTTGAAAATGTACAAGCTGCTTTTTTATCAGCGCTTGAAGAAACAAAAAATAATCAACTGATTTTGGTATGCGGTTCATTCCATACCTTAGAAGCGGTCTGGGAGTATTTAGAAGAATGTCAATGA
- a CDS encoding SPOR domain-containing protein, with translation MSMNNKQRWMGGVVLLGGGVLLAALLLKGKEEIHQNQVTPPSSAATASQQGKATPVEESVQLQPMTVDVATEKRLLEEQRRAREKAVAEQEAKAAEFLRMQQQAEAEAARKAAEEYAAANARRKAAQESSDNIPPELNVDDKTKAQLKAETDKKQQQQKQAQQKAEAEKKLAEQKRQATVDAAKKAADEKKRQAEEAQKKAEADKKAEADKKAAEDKKRKLEEQRKAEEKKVADEKKRKADEAKKKAEADKARDLLENGDKQWMVQVALAANEANADAVAAKLRAKGYKVTKSPTSKGIRIMVGPAKDRETADATRKKINSDASLGMKSAWVIDWVPLDKR, from the coding sequence ATGTCAATGAATAACAAACAACGCTGGATGGGTGGCGTTGTTTTATTAGGTGGTGGTGTTTTATTAGCGGCATTACTTCTAAAAGGTAAAGAAGAAATTCATCAAAATCAGGTGACACCACCATCATCTGCTGCAACAGCTTCGCAACAAGGTAAAGCTACCCCTGTCGAAGAATCGGTACAACTACAACCGATGACGGTAGATGTGGCAACAGAAAAACGTTTGCTTGAAGAGCAGCGCCGAGCACGTGAAAAAGCAGTGGCTGAACAAGAAGCCAAAGCAGCCGAGTTCTTACGCATGCAACAACAAGCGGAAGCTGAGGCAGCACGTAAAGCTGCTGAGGAATATGCTGCTGCCAATGCCCGTCGTAAGGCTGCACAAGAAAGCTCAGATAATATTCCACCTGAATTAAATGTAGACGATAAAACCAAAGCACAGTTAAAAGCTGAAACTGATAAAAAGCAACAACAGCAAAAACAAGCACAACAAAAGGCGGAGGCTGAAAAAAAGCTCGCTGAGCAGAAGCGCCAAGCTACTGTAGATGCAGCAAAGAAAGCGGCTGACGAGAAAAAACGTCAAGCTGAAGAAGCCCAGAAAAAAGCCGAGGCGGATAAAAAAGCTGAAGCGGATAAGAAAGCAGCCGAAGACAAGAAACGTAAGCTTGAAGAACAACGTAAAGCTGAAGAAAAGAAAGTTGCCGATGAGAAAAAACGTAAGGCTGACGAAGCAAAGAAAAAAGCGGAAGCAGACAAAGCGCGTGATCTCTTGGAAAATGGCGATAAACAATGGATGGTACAGGTGGCACTGGCGGCAAATGAAGCCAATGCGGATGCAGTGGCTGCAAAACTGCGTGCTAAAGGGTATAAAGTCACCAAGAGCCCAACCTCAAAAGGCATTCGCATCATGGTTGGACCAGCTAAAGATCGTGAAACTGCGGATGCAACACGTAAGAAGATCAACTCAGATGCAAGCTTAGGAATGAAGTCTGCGTGGGTGATTGATTGGGTACCTTTAGATAAGCGTTAA
- a CDS encoding dual specificity protein phosphatase family protein, with amino-acid sequence MKLHFLAILLSSSLMTGCITSSTLPQEQRPQQWGDLIQESSNFYQMSDTMFRSEQPTAQLIPLLKKHQIDVVINLRSRDKDRTTLAGQALNLVHIPINTWAIDEHDLLKVMQSIQKAQRKNQKVLLHCYHGSDRTGASIAMYRIVFENWSTEDALKEMKHGGYGFHPIWVNIEKNFTAEKIKWIREQLTNPSFIAESQ; translated from the coding sequence ATGAAATTACATTTTTTAGCAATTTTACTCAGCTCTAGCCTAATGACAGGCTGCATTACTTCATCAACGCTGCCACAAGAACAACGACCACAACAGTGGGGAGATTTAATCCAAGAGTCTTCTAATTTTTATCAAATGAGTGATACTATGTTCCGTAGCGAACAACCTACTGCTCAACTCATTCCCTTGCTGAAAAAGCATCAAATTGATGTGGTAATTAATTTACGCAGTCGAGATAAAGATCGCACAACACTTGCAGGGCAAGCTTTGAATTTGGTGCATATTCCCATCAATACATGGGCAATTGATGAACATGATTTATTAAAAGTGATGCAAAGTATCCAAAAAGCACAACGGAAAAATCAAAAAGTTTTATTACATTGTTATCATGGCTCTGATCGTACGGGTGCAAGTATTGCCATGTATCGAATTGTTTTTGAAAATTGGTCAACCGAAGATGCCTTAAAAGAAATGAAGCATGGCGGCTATGGTTTTCACCCGATTTGGGTCAATATCGAGAAAAATTTTACAGCGGAGAAAATAAAATGGATTCGTGAGCAACTCACAAATCCATCTTTCATAGCAGAATCACAATAG
- a CDS encoding MBL fold metallo-hydrolase, giving the protein MIYNIHHLHCGSMCPMCAPLFGQKGLKANLVCHCLLIETDRGLVLIDTGLGLQDYLRPQQRLGKLMTKMSAIVSDPYLSAFHQIQKLGFKPSDVQHILVSHLDFDHAGGISDFPHATVHILSNEFNAAQTFSSKNKLRYRPQQFKNHTYWHFLEHEAGEPWFNFQRVQSFNIFKDEILMIPLLGHTAGHCGIAIRQKDQWLLFCGDAYYSHLELDPKYKSLGLNLIERLFAFNNQQRLHSLKAIQTLAQNQTHIDIICAHDPFELQRYSSL; this is encoded by the coding sequence ATGATCTATAACATTCACCATTTACACTGCGGTAGCATGTGTCCCATGTGCGCACCTTTGTTTGGGCAAAAGGGTTTAAAAGCCAATTTGGTCTGTCATTGTTTACTGATTGAAACAGATCGAGGTTTAGTCTTGATCGATACAGGTTTAGGCTTACAAGACTACTTACGCCCACAGCAACGCTTAGGTAAGCTCATGACAAAAATGAGTGCAATTGTGTCTGATCCATATTTGTCAGCGTTTCATCAAATTCAAAAACTTGGTTTTAAACCGAGCGATGTTCAACATATTTTGGTGAGTCATTTAGATTTTGATCATGCAGGTGGTATTAGTGATTTTCCCCATGCAACTGTGCATATTTTGTCGAATGAGTTTAATGCAGCGCAAACATTTTCTAGCAAAAATAAATTACGTTATCGTCCACAACAGTTTAAAAATCATACCTATTGGCATTTTTTAGAACATGAAGCGGGTGAACCTTGGTTTAATTTTCAGCGTGTGCAAAGCTTTAATATTTTTAAAGATGAAATTCTGATGATTCCTTTGCTTGGTCATACTGCAGGACATTGTGGCATTGCCATTCGCCAAAAAGATCAATGGCTGTTGTTTTGCGGTGATGCTTATTACTCTCATCTTGAACTTGATCCAAAGTATAAGTCTTTGGGGTTAAATTTGATTGAGCGTTTATTTGCATTTAATAATCAACAACGTCTACACAGTTTAAAAGCCATCCAAACTTTAGCCCAAAATCAAACGCACATTGACATTATTTGTGCGCATGATCCTTTTGAATTACAGCGTTATTCTTCTTTATGA
- a CDS encoding peroxiredoxin yields the protein MTIRLGNVAPDFEQDSSEGKIHFYEFLGDDWGILFSHPADYTPVCTTELGYTAKLKDEFAKRGVKAIALSVDDVESHQGWIQDINETQDTTVNFPIIADKDRKVSALYGFIHPNAIETLTVRSLVIIDPNKKVRLIITYPASTGRNFNEILRVIDSLQLTDNYKVATPANWQEGEDVVIVPSIKDEAELKERFPKGYTAVKPYLRLTPQPNKD from the coding sequence ATGACGATTCGTTTAGGTAATGTTGCACCAGATTTTGAACAAGACTCAAGTGAAGGTAAAATTCATTTTTATGAGTTTTTAGGTGATGATTGGGGGATTTTATTTTCACATCCTGCAGATTACACGCCTGTATGTACGACTGAGCTAGGTTATACAGCAAAACTTAAAGATGAATTTGCAAAACGTGGCGTCAAAGCAATTGCCCTGTCTGTTGATGACGTAGAGTCACATCAAGGCTGGATTCAAGACATTAATGAAACTCAAGACACAACCGTAAATTTTCCAATCATTGCGGATAAAGATCGTAAAGTATCTGCGTTATACGGATTTATTCATCCCAATGCTATCGAAACTTTAACAGTGCGTTCTTTGGTAATCATTGATCCAAATAAAAAAGTCCGTTTAATCATTACTTATCCTGCATCGACTGGGCGTAATTTTAATGAGATTTTACGCGTGATTGATTCCTTACAACTGACAGACAACTACAAAGTGGCAACGCCTGCCAACTGGCAAGAAGGTGAGGATGTAGTGATCGTGCCATCCATCAAGGATGAGGCTGAGCTAAAAGAACGCTTCCCAAAAGGTTATACGGCGGTTAAACCATATCTGCGTTTAACGCCACAACCCAATAAAGATTAA
- the secA gene encoding preprotein translocase subunit SecA has translation MLASLIGGIFGTKNERELKRMRKIVDKINALEPTISALSDADLSVKTEEFKQRYKKGESLDQLMPEAFAVCREAGKRVMGMRHYDVQLIGGITLHEGKIAEMRTGEGKTLMGTLAVYLNAISEQGVHVITVNDYLAQRDAELNRPLYEFLGLTVGVIYSMQAPMEKAEAYRADITYGTNNEFGFDYLRDNMVFSMSEKKQRGLTYAIIDEVDSILIDEARTPLIISGQSEDSSQLYQLMNNIPPKLTPQKEEKVPDGGHFWIDEKQRSVEMTEVGYETVEQELIQMGLLAEGESLYSAGNLNLVHHVSAAIRAHFLYQRNVHYIVNEGEVIIVDENTGRTMPGRRWSEGLHQAVEAKEGLEIQPENQTLATTTFQNYFRLYKKLSGMTGTADTEAAEMKEIYGLDVVLIPTHRPMVRKDLNDLIYLNRNGKYNAIIEEIQKIHAAGVAPILIGTATIEASEILSDKLKEAGIHHEVLNAKQHEREADIIAQAGAPNAVTIATNMAGRGTDILLGGNWKALLAKIENPTPEDEARLRSEWEKNNEMVLSSGGLHIIGSERHESRRIDNQLRGRSGRQGDPGVSRFFLSLEDDLMRIFAGDRVVAMMRAMGLQENEAIEHKMVSRSIENAQRKVEARNFDIRKNLLKYDDVNNEQRKIIYSQRDEILEEATLQDYIEEMHHEVMKGLIETYIPPESIHDQWDIEGLENALRVDFGIELPVSQWLEEDRRLDEEALVERISDEVVERYRRRRESMGEESAATLERHFLLGSLDRHWKDHLAAMDYLRQGIHLRGYAQKNPEQEYKKEAFNLFVNMLGVIKSDVVTDLSRVHIPTPEELAEMEAQQQAQAEAMRLNFAHDDVDGLTGEVSANYQTEDEQLNLDKPQASFTPPESRNAPCPCGSGLKYKQCHGKL, from the coding sequence ATGTTGGCAAGCCTGATCGGAGGAATCTTCGGTACTAAAAACGAGCGTGAACTGAAACGCATGCGTAAAATTGTCGATAAGATCAATGCGCTTGAGCCGACAATATCTGCTTTAAGTGATGCTGACTTATCTGTAAAAACCGAAGAATTTAAACAAAGATACAAAAAAGGTGAAAGCCTAGATCAGTTGATGCCAGAAGCATTCGCTGTCTGCCGTGAAGCAGGTAAGCGAGTGATGGGGATGCGTCATTATGATGTGCAGCTCATCGGGGGTATTACCTTACATGAAGGTAAAATCGCAGAGATGCGTACTGGTGAAGGTAAAACCCTGATGGGTACTTTGGCTGTCTATCTGAATGCTATTAGTGAACAAGGCGTACACGTTATTACTGTGAACGATTACTTGGCACAACGTGATGCGGAGTTAAACCGTCCGTTGTACGAATTCTTAGGCTTAACTGTTGGGGTGATTTACTCCATGCAAGCGCCTATGGAAAAGGCTGAAGCTTATCGTGCAGACATTACTTACGGTACCAATAACGAATTTGGCTTTGATTATCTACGTGACAACATGGTTTTCTCGATGTCCGAGAAAAAACAACGTGGACTGACCTATGCCATTATCGATGAGGTCGACTCGATCCTAATTGATGAAGCACGTACACCATTGATTATTTCGGGTCAAAGTGAAGATTCATCACAGCTTTATCAGTTGATGAATAATATTCCACCAAAACTCACTCCTCAGAAAGAAGAAAAAGTTCCTGACGGTGGGCATTTCTGGATTGACGAAAAACAGCGTTCTGTTGAAATGACCGAAGTAGGTTATGAAACAGTAGAGCAAGAACTCATTCAAATGGGCTTGTTGGCTGAAGGCGAAAGTTTGTACTCAGCGGGTAACTTAAACCTTGTACATCATGTTTCAGCAGCGATTCGTGCGCATTTCCTCTATCAACGTAATGTGCACTACATTGTCAATGAAGGCGAAGTAATCATTGTCGATGAAAACACTGGGCGTACCATGCCAGGTCGCCGTTGGTCAGAAGGTTTACATCAAGCAGTCGAAGCCAAAGAAGGTTTAGAAATCCAACCTGAAAACCAAACCTTAGCAACGACGACATTCCAGAACTATTTCCGTTTATACAAAAAACTTTCGGGGATGACAGGTACGGCAGATACCGAAGCTGCAGAAATGAAAGAAATTTACGGTTTGGATGTTGTGTTGATTCCAACCCATCGCCCAATGGTGCGTAAAGATTTAAACGATTTAATCTACTTAAATCGTAATGGTAAATACAATGCGATTATTGAAGAAATTCAAAAAATCCATGCCGCTGGTGTTGCGCCTATTTTGATTGGTACAGCAACCATTGAAGCTTCAGAAATTTTATCGGATAAACTCAAAGAAGCAGGCATTCACCATGAAGTTTTAAACGCAAAACAACATGAGCGTGAAGCGGATATTATTGCCCAAGCTGGTGCGCCAAATGCAGTCACGATTGCTACCAACATGGCAGGTCGTGGTACAGATATTTTGCTGGGTGGTAACTGGAAAGCCTTGCTTGCCAAAATCGAAAACCCAACGCCTGAAGATGAAGCACGCCTTCGTAGTGAATGGGAAAAGAACAATGAAATGGTGTTAAGTTCTGGTGGTTTACATATCATTGGTTCAGAGCGCCATGAATCACGCCGTATTGATAACCAATTACGTGGTCGTTCAGGTCGTCAAGGTGACCCTGGTGTGTCACGCTTCTTCTTATCACTTGAAGACGATTTGATGCGTATATTCGCAGGTGACCGTGTTGTGGCAATGATGCGTGCGATGGGCTTGCAGGAAAATGAAGCCATTGAGCATAAAATGGTGTCACGTTCAATCGAAAATGCACAACGTAAAGTCGAAGCACGTAACTTCGATATTCGTAAAAACTTATTGAAATACGACGATGTAAATAATGAACAACGTAAAATTATTTACTCACAACGTGATGAAATCTTAGAAGAAGCAACGCTTCAAGATTATATTGAGGAAATGCATCACGAAGTCATGAAAGGCTTAATCGAAACTTATATTCCGCCTGAGTCGATCCATGACCAATGGGATATTGAAGGTTTGGAAAATGCTTTACGTGTCGACTTTGGGATCGAACTGCCTGTATCACAATGGCTTGAAGAAGATCGTCGTTTAGATGAAGAAGCATTAGTGGAACGCATCAGTGATGAAGTTGTAGAGCGCTATCGCCGACGTCGTGAAAGTATGGGTGAAGAGTCAGCTGCAACCTTAGAACGTCATTTCTTGTTAGGTTCACTAGACCGTCATTGGAAAGACCATTTGGCTGCGATGGACTATTTACGCCAAGGGATTCATTTACGTGGCTATGCACAAAAGAATCCTGAGCAAGAATATAAAAAAGAAGCATTTAACTTGTTTGTAAATATGTTGGGTGTGATCAAGTCGGATGTAGTGACTGATCTTTCTCGTGTACATATCCCAACGCCAGAAGAGTTAGCGGAAATGGAAGCGCAGCAACAAGCGCAAGCAGAAGCAATGCGTTTGAACTTTGCGCATGATGATGTAGATGGTTTGACAGGTGAAGTCAGTGCTAACTATCAAACAGAAGATGAGCAGTTGAATTTAGACAAACCACAAGCAAGCTTTACGCCGCCTGAAAGCCGTAATGCTCCTTGTCCATGTGGTTCAGGTTTAAAATACAAACAATGTCATGGTAAATTGTAA
- the argJ gene encoding bifunctional glutamate N-acetyltransferase/amino-acid acetyltransferase ArgJ: MAVGDVTMPHMHVVQGVKIGSAEAYVRYPNRRDLVIFEFSKGTNVAGVFTQNAFCAAPVHVSKLHLQQANPRYLVINTGNANAGTGKLGMQNAQFTCLKLAELAQVEEFEVLPFSTGVIGEQLPIERLTQGLQPALDSLSESAWHDAATGIMTTDTTPKGASEQFELDGITYTMTGISKGAGMIRPNMATMLSFVATDAPIARPLVQTMLKISADQSFNRITVDGDTSTNDSCIFAATGCAGGAEIQSINDPRYAVVLDVLCRVMKRLAQLIIRDGEGATKFITVAVEGGNDTQECCDIAYSIAHSPLVKTAIFASDPNWGRILAAIGYAGVKDLDVEKIQVWLDDVQICKDGGAAADYIEEAGARVMSQTEMTIRVDLGRGTAKDTVYTCDLSYDYVKINADYRS, translated from the coding sequence ATGGCTGTAGGTGACGTAACTATGCCACATATGCATGTGGTGCAAGGGGTAAAAATTGGCTCTGCAGAGGCGTATGTACGTTATCCAAATCGACGTGATCTAGTCATTTTTGAATTTTCTAAAGGAACAAATGTTGCGGGTGTATTTACACAAAATGCATTCTGCGCAGCACCAGTGCATGTGTCTAAACTACATTTACAACAAGCTAATCCGCGTTATTTAGTGATTAATACAGGAAATGCCAATGCCGGTACAGGCAAGTTAGGTATGCAAAACGCACAATTCACCTGCTTAAAATTAGCCGAATTGGCACAGGTTGAGGAGTTTGAGGTTTTACCATTTTCAACAGGTGTGATTGGTGAGCAACTTCCAATCGAGCGTTTAACCCAAGGTTTACAGCCTGCTTTAGATTCACTAAGTGAAAGTGCTTGGCATGATGCTGCAACAGGGATTATGACCACAGACACCACGCCAAAAGGTGCATCTGAACAGTTTGAGCTAGATGGCATCACATATACCATGACGGGTATTTCCAAAGGTGCGGGCATGATTCGTCCAAATATGGCAACGATGTTAAGCTTTGTCGCAACGGATGCACCCATTGCTCGCCCATTGGTTCAGACAATGTTAAAAATTAGTGCTGATCAGTCATTTAACCGTATTACAGTGGATGGTGATACTTCGACCAATGATTCATGTATCTTTGCGGCAACAGGATGTGCAGGTGGCGCAGAAATCCAGTCAATAAATGATCCACGCTATGCGGTGGTGTTAGATGTTTTATGTCGCGTGATGAAACGCTTAGCGCAGTTAATTATTCGTGATGGTGAAGGTGCAACCAAATTTATTACGGTTGCTGTTGAAGGTGGAAACGATACACAAGAGTGTTGTGACATTGCCTATAGTATTGCGCATTCACCTTTGGTTAAAACGGCAATTTTTGCCTCTGATCCAAACTGGGGGCGTATCCTTGCTGCAATTGGTTATGCTGGGGTGAAAGATTTAGATGTCGAAAAAATCCAAGTCTGGTTAGATGATGTACAAATCTGTAAAGATGGGGGCGCTGCTGCGGACTATATCGAAGAGGCAGGTGCACGAGTAATGTCACAAACTGAAATGACCATTCGTGTTGATTTAGGACGTGGTACTGCAAAAGATACGGTTTATACCTGTGACTTGTCATATGACTATGTCAAAATCAATGCAGATTATCGCTCTTAA